In Caldisericaceae bacterium, a genomic segment contains:
- the secD gene encoding protein translocase subunit SecD: MRNKLFVWLIVLLIVFGLAVYVDYTAISASGKPLETLNKFESYIVPHFGLDIKGGVRFVLEAVDTGDVKVTQEAMQTAISVIQKRVNALGVSEAIVVQERGANWKRIDVELPGWKDPNKARELIGQTALLEFKTEDGKVVLTGEHIKSATLEFSKDPKNLGQPVIAFQLDPTGAKIFAEVTQQNIGKTISIYLDNKLLMAPVVNSAITDGQGIIEGNFTKEEAANYAALLRSGALPVKLNFIQEEVVGPSLGSYTIKMALIGAAVAFALIVIYMIIFYGYLGLLSALSLIFYLALELAVLFLFRVTLSLPAIGGAVLSLGMAVDINVIVFERMKEELKLGKSLKSIINAGFANALRTVIDSNLTVLVGAALLFYFGTTIIKGFALTTTIGILSGFISGVFVTRLLVEILLPASSLKKPWIWGI, translated from the coding sequence ATGAGAAATAAACTTTTTGTATGGTTAATTGTTCTACTTATCGTATTTGGTCTTGCAGTTTACGTTGATTACACTGCGATTTCTGCCTCAGGTAAACCACTTGAAACTTTAAACAAATTTGAAAGTTATATAGTGCCACACTTTGGACTTGATATAAAAGGTGGAGTAAGATTTGTGCTTGAGGCTGTTGATACAGGAGATGTTAAAGTTACACAGGAAGCAATGCAAACTGCTATTTCTGTTATTCAAAAAAGGGTTAACGCTCTTGGAGTCTCTGAGGCAATAGTCGTCCAAGAAAGAGGAGCAAATTGGAAAAGGATCGATGTTGAACTCCCAGGTTGGAAAGACCCTAACAAGGCAAGGGAATTAATTGGGCAAACGGCATTATTGGAATTCAAAACTGAAGATGGCAAAGTGGTGTTAACAGGTGAACATATTAAAAGCGCAACGCTTGAATTTAGCAAAGATCCTAAAAATCTTGGGCAACCGGTTATTGCCTTTCAACTTGATCCTACTGGAGCAAAGATCTTTGCAGAAGTTACACAGCAAAATATAGGAAAAACGATTTCAATTTACCTTGATAATAAGCTTCTTATGGCGCCAGTTGTGAATAGTGCTATTACCGATGGTCAAGGAATAATAGAAGGTAATTTTACCAAAGAGGAAGCTGCTAATTATGCTGCTCTTCTAAGAAGCGGTGCTTTACCAGTTAAATTGAACTTTATCCAAGAAGAAGTTGTAGGTCCTTCTTTAGGGTCGTATACCATTAAAATGGCACTTATAGGTGCCGCAGTTGCTTTTGCTTTGATTGTCATTTATATGATAATTTTCTATGGGTATTTAGGTTTACTTTCTGCCTTATCCTTGATATTTTATTTAGCATTGGAACTTGCCGTATTGTTTCTCTTTAGGGTAACTCTATCACTGCCTGCAATTGGTGGAGCTGTTCTTTCTCTTGGAATGGCAGTAGACATCAATGTCATCGTTTTTGAAAGGATGAAAGAAGAGTTAAAACTCGGTAAATCCTTAAAGAGTATCATAAACGCAGGTTTTGCAAATGCTTTACGGACTGTAATTGATTCTAACCTTACAGTTCTTGTTGGTGCTGCACTACTTTTCTATTTTGGCACAACAATTATTAAAGGATTTGCTTTAACAACAACTATAGGTATTTTGTCTGGTTTTATTTCTGGTGTATTTGTAACAAGGCTATTGGTTGAAATTCTACTTCCTGCTTCTTCTTTAAAG